A genomic window from Mesorhizobium sp. 131-2-1 includes:
- a CDS encoding tetratricopeptide repeat protein codes for MQHATPAAPAVRETLERLLASETFGRSERARKLLRYLVEREQAGEADRLKGFSIAMDVFGRDGDFDPSTDAVVRVQAGRLRELLQHYFANEGIAEPVRIAIPRGGYVPSYELNAIRLPAGEQPAIVAPGLPEEPASAQSAPLMSPAASAAPGPSLTRHLLFFWGAIAVVIAMLGVLILRQGGDVLLGGGDAASAVETGAATGSIASPPVETLPLIYIATKASGPEAARVAASLRTGLAGFDTIDFIGRDADGTHDPAADATSFVFDILPGPAPSDVTIELQNVATGRVLLSRNLTAEDSAPDAVEDSIANILTSTIPASGPIYGYIEQSGIGTGLTECLALNDRYYLDQSAATHEAAYRCLEKLANQGAKSSLVYSELASLHLETVTDHYAYPSGATIEQAMSFAHRAVQIGPTSPYAHRAYGYLNSRLGNTDEAIRWMRKAHELNPYDLGMAAAYGYGLIFAGRYSEGTPIMAHAVETFSGHPTWWDYGLFVGAFMLGDTRQAAIASESLRTTATKSHYLAARLIGAKAAGRDQLAGQLADELVAKFPKFAANPRATFVDRKYPADLTDRLVEALRAAGLGNAS; via the coding sequence TTGCAGCATGCCACGCCTGCCGCCCCCGCAGTGCGCGAGACACTTGAGCGACTGCTTGCCAGCGAAACGTTCGGACGCTCGGAGCGTGCCCGAAAGCTGCTGCGCTATCTGGTCGAGCGCGAGCAGGCCGGCGAAGCCGACCGGCTCAAGGGCTTCTCCATCGCAATGGATGTTTTCGGCCGGGACGGCGATTTCGATCCGTCGACCGATGCCGTGGTCCGGGTTCAGGCGGGCAGGCTGCGCGAGCTTCTGCAGCACTATTTCGCCAATGAAGGCATTGCCGAACCAGTGCGTATCGCCATTCCGCGCGGCGGCTATGTTCCATCCTATGAGCTGAACGCAATTCGCCTGCCGGCCGGCGAGCAGCCGGCCATCGTTGCGCCCGGATTGCCGGAGGAGCCCGCTTCCGCACAGTCCGCGCCGCTGATGTCGCCGGCCGCGTCTGCGGCTCCTGGCCCGTCGCTGACCCGCCATCTGCTGTTCTTCTGGGGCGCGATCGCCGTCGTCATCGCCATGCTGGGCGTGCTCATCCTCCGCCAGGGCGGCGATGTCTTGCTCGGCGGCGGGGATGCGGCCTCGGCGGTCGAAACAGGGGCCGCGACGGGCAGCATCGCGTCGCCACCGGTGGAGACCTTGCCCTTGATCTACATCGCCACAAAGGCGAGTGGTCCCGAGGCGGCACGCGTGGCTGCCTCGCTGCGCACCGGCCTTGCCGGTTTCGACACGATAGACTTCATCGGGCGCGACGCCGACGGCACGCATGATCCGGCCGCCGACGCCACCAGCTTCGTATTCGACATCTTGCCCGGACCCGCGCCAAGCGACGTCACGATCGAACTGCAAAATGTCGCCACCGGCCGGGTGCTCCTATCACGCAACCTGACGGCCGAGGACAGTGCGCCCGACGCGGTCGAGGACAGCATCGCCAACATATTGACCTCGACCATTCCGGCCTCCGGACCGATCTACGGCTACATCGAGCAAAGCGGCATCGGCACCGGCCTGACTGAGTGCCTGGCGCTCAACGACAGATACTATCTCGATCAGAGCGCAGCGACGCATGAGGCTGCCTATCGCTGCCTCGAGAAACTTGCCAACCAGGGCGCGAAATCGTCGCTCGTCTATTCCGAACTCGCGTCCCTGCATCTCGAGACCGTCACCGATCACTACGCCTACCCTTCCGGGGCAACGATCGAACAGGCGATGTCGTTTGCCCACCGCGCCGTGCAGATCGGGCCGACCAGCCCCTACGCGCATCGCGCCTACGGCTATCTCAATTCGCGCCTCGGCAACACGGATGAAGCGATCCGCTGGATGCGTAAGGCCCACGAGCTCAATCCTTACGATCTCGGCATGGCCGCGGCCTACGGCTATGGGCTGATCTTCGCTGGCAGGTACAGCGAAGGCACCCCCATCATGGCGCACGCCGTCGAAACCTTCAGCGGCCACCCGACATGGTGGGACTACGGCCTGTTTGTCGGCGCATTCATGCTGGGCGATACGCGGCAGGCCGCCATTGCCAGTGAATCGTTGCGCACGACTGCAACCAAGTCGCATTATCTGGCCGCGCGCCTGATCGGCGCCAAGGCTGCCGGCCGCGACCAGTTGGCCGGCCAGCTGGCCGATGAGCTCGTCGCCAAATTCCCGAAATTCGCCGCCAATCCGCGCGCGACCTTCGTCGACCGGAAATACCCCGCCGATCTCACCGACAGGTTGGTCGAGGCCTTGCGTGCAGCAGGCCTGGGCAACGCCAGCTGA
- a CDS encoding GNAT family N-acetyltransferase: MSLADVQYLPETPGHDPEIEAINDEAFGPGRFVLAAYKIREAGGHERAMSFVAVDGDTVIASVRMTRVAAGAGRAMMLGPLAVRPAFKNLGIGRRLVAIALDAAVKAGAPAVILVGDEPYYRPLGFKRFPRGQISMPRPVDLDRLLHHEITPGAVAKFVGEVGHADQARVSEQVPAMA; the protein is encoded by the coding sequence ATGAGCCTTGCCGACGTCCAATACCTGCCGGAAACCCCGGGGCATGATCCCGAAATCGAAGCCATCAACGACGAAGCCTTCGGGCCGGGCCGTTTCGTGCTTGCCGCCTACAAGATCCGCGAGGCGGGAGGGCACGAACGCGCAATGTCCTTCGTCGCCGTCGACGGTGATACCGTCATTGCCTCGGTGCGCATGACACGCGTCGCCGCCGGCGCCGGACGCGCCATGATGCTCGGACCGCTGGCCGTGCGCCCCGCCTTCAAGAATCTCGGCATCGGCCGCCGGCTCGTGGCGATTGCGCTCGACGCCGCCGTCAAGGCCGGAGCACCGGCGGTGATCCTTGTCGGCGACGAGCCCTATTATCGCCCGCTCGGCTTCAAGCGGTTCCCGCGCGGTCAGATTTCCATGCCGCGCCCGGTCGACCTCGACAGGCTGCTTCACCACGAAATCACACCCGGCGCCGTGGCCAAATTCGTGGGCGAGGTCGGCCATGCGGATCAGGCGCGTGTGTCCGAGCAAGTTCCGGCAATGGCCTGA
- a CDS encoding ATP-grasp domain-containing protein, with amino-acid sequence MNFVFFSPHFPANGADFCDRLKKAGATVLGVGDAPYEALNGKLKVALSEYYRVADMEDYDAVFRAMGHFIHKWGRIDRFESLNEHWLELEANIRTDFNIFGTKLDFVKNLKRKSRMRAFFRKSGVETIPQRKCSDRAGAMTFIRRVGYPVVVKPDSGSGASNTFKISNAKELDQFFRDKPEDVTFVMEQFIEGLVVTFDGLVNRAGEVVLAASHRYDQSIMEAVNHDRHMSYTCFPEITPAVEEAGRKILKAFDVRERFFHIELFETKDKRIIALEVNMRPPGAWMTDAINYTFDIDVYAAWADMVVKDAAGGPYKGKYFTAYASRKRHIDYLHSHEDVLAAHGDKIVHHQAIEEVFSRAMGNYAYQMRSRDQKALRQAVDYIHAEKA; translated from the coding sequence GTGAATTTCGTGTTCTTCTCGCCGCATTTTCCCGCCAACGGCGCCGATTTCTGCGACCGGCTGAAGAAGGCCGGCGCCACCGTGCTCGGCGTCGGCGATGCGCCCTATGAGGCGCTGAACGGAAAACTGAAGGTGGCATTGTCGGAATATTACCGTGTCGCGGACATGGAGGACTACGATGCCGTGTTCCGGGCCATGGGCCATTTCATCCACAAATGGGGGCGTATCGACCGTTTCGAGTCGCTCAACGAGCACTGGCTGGAGCTGGAAGCCAACATCCGCACCGATTTCAACATCTTCGGCACGAAGCTCGATTTCGTGAAGAACCTGAAGCGCAAGAGCCGCATGCGCGCCTTCTTCCGCAAGAGCGGCGTCGAGACCATTCCGCAGCGCAAATGCTCCGACCGCGCCGGCGCCATGACCTTCATCCGCCGCGTCGGCTACCCGGTGGTGGTGAAGCCGGATTCGGGCTCCGGCGCCTCGAACACGTTCAAGATCTCCAACGCAAAGGAACTCGACCAGTTCTTCCGCGACAAGCCGGAGGACGTGACCTTCGTCATGGAGCAGTTCATCGAGGGGCTGGTGGTGACCTTCGACGGGCTGGTCAACCGCGCCGGCGAGGTGGTGCTGGCGGCCAGCCACCGCTACGACCAGAGCATCATGGAGGCGGTCAACCACGACCGCCACATGAGCTACACCTGCTTTCCCGAGATCACCCCGGCGGTGGAGGAGGCGGGCCGCAAGATCCTGAAGGCGTTCGACGTGCGCGAGCGCTTCTTCCACATCGAACTGTTCGAGACCAAGGACAAGCGCATCATCGCGCTCGAGGTCAACATGCGCCCGCCCGGCGCCTGGATGACCGACGCCATCAACTATACGTTCGACATCGACGTCTATGCCGCATGGGCCGACATGGTGGTCAAGGATGCCGCCGGCGGACCTTACAAGGGCAAGTATTTCACCGCCTATGCCAGCCGCAAACGCCACATCGACTATTTGCACAGCCATGAGGACGTGCTAGCCGCCCACGGCGACAAGATCGTCCACCACCAGGCCATCGAAGAGGTTTTCAGCCGCGCCATGGGGAACTACGCCTATCAGATGCGCTCGAGGGACCAGAAGGCGTTGCGCCAGGCGGTCGACTACATCCACGCGGAAAAGGCCTGA
- a CDS encoding NUDIX domain-containing protein, translating to MRQTGWPGLRARLFHLFFLLRRPMTLGARGLVYDRAANSIFLIRHTYVPGWQLPGGGVEVAETLVEALARELAEEGNITMAAPPVLKSVHFNRRSSNRDHVGFYLIENFSQASPKLPDHEIAEAGFFPLDRLPEATTPATLRRIAEVFSGADISPYW from the coding sequence ATGCGTCAGACCGGCTGGCCGGGCCTCAGGGCACGGCTGTTCCATCTGTTTTTCCTGCTCAGGCGGCCGATGACGCTCGGTGCGCGCGGCCTGGTTTACGACCGCGCCGCCAACAGCATCTTCCTGATCCGCCACACCTATGTGCCCGGCTGGCAGCTGCCGGGCGGCGGCGTCGAGGTCGCCGAAACGCTGGTCGAGGCGCTGGCGCGCGAGCTTGCCGAGGAGGGCAACATCACCATGGCGGCGCCGCCAGTGCTGAAGTCGGTGCATTTCAACCGCCGCTCCAGCAACCGCGATCATGTCGGCTTCTATCTGATCGAGAATTTCAGCCAGGCGTCGCCAAAGCTGCCGGACCACGAGATCGCCGAAGCCGGTTTCTTCCCGCTCGACCGCTTGCCGGAAGCGACGACGCCGGCAACGCTGCGGCGCATCGCCGAAGTTTTTTCGGGCGCTGATATCTCGCCCTACTGGTAA
- the leuA gene encoding 2-isopropylmalate synthase has product MNAREDIGADHAAKGMSDAARKYQPYPTVGLTDRTWPSKVIDKAPIWCSVDLRDGNQALIDPMGHERKARMFGLLLDMGFKEIEIGFPSASQTDFDFARWCIEEGNVPADVSLQVLVQCRPELITRTFEALKGATNPIVHFYNSTSELQRRVVFEKDVAGIKRIATDAAKMITDMAARAGGGYRFEYSPESFTGTELEVALEICNAVTEIVKPTPDNKLIINLPSTVEMSTPNIYADRIEWMCRNLDNRENLLISLHPHNDRGTGIATTELGLMAGADRVEGTLFGNGERTGNVDIVTLALNMYTQGVDPELDCSDISRMKDVYEYSNQLKIPERHPYVGELVYTAFSGSHQDAINKGMKALKKANKPLWEVPYLPIDPADVGRTYEAIIRINSQSGKGGIAYVLQADYGLNLPRNLQIEFSQEIQAITDAEGKEVPVKRIHERFLETYVDQPGARMKFIDHHTYPDTEVKGRRVIEAVILDKGKEMTITGTGTGPIDGFVDALSRHVGVEMSVLDYSEHSLQRGSNASAISYVEMEYPGGKLFGAGINTNIVAASLEAVVSAANRIVGRKAG; this is encoded by the coding sequence ATGAACGCACGAGAAGACATCGGCGCCGATCATGCCGCGAAGGGCATGTCGGACGCCGCCCGCAAATACCAGCCCTACCCGACCGTCGGCCTCACCGACCGCACCTGGCCGTCGAAGGTCATTGACAAGGCGCCGATCTGGTGCTCGGTCGACCTGCGTGACGGCAACCAGGCGCTGATCGACCCGATGGGCCACGAGCGCAAAGCGCGCATGTTCGGCCTGCTGCTCGACATGGGCTTCAAGGAGATCGAGATCGGCTTCCCGTCGGCCTCGCAGACCGATTTCGATTTCGCCCGCTGGTGCATCGAGGAAGGCAACGTGCCAGCCGATGTCTCGCTGCAGGTGCTGGTGCAGTGCCGTCCCGAATTGATCACACGCACCTTCGAGGCGCTGAAGGGCGCCACCAACCCGATCGTGCATTTCTACAACTCGACCAGCGAATTGCAGCGCCGCGTCGTCTTCGAGAAGGACGTCGCCGGCATCAAGCGCATCGCCACCGATGCCGCCAAGATGATCACCGACATGGCGGCCAGGGCCGGCGGCGGCTACCGCTTCGAATATTCGCCGGAGAGCTTCACCGGCACCGAGCTCGAAGTCGCGCTGGAAATCTGCAACGCCGTCACCGAGATCGTGAAGCCGACGCCCGACAACAAGCTGATCATCAACCTGCCCTCGACGGTCGAGATGTCGACGCCCAACATCTATGCCGACCGCATCGAATGGATGTGCCGCAACCTCGACAACCGCGAGAACCTGTTGATTTCGTTGCACCCGCACAATGACCGCGGCACCGGCATCGCCACCACCGAGCTCGGCCTGATGGCCGGCGCTGACCGCGTCGAAGGCACACTGTTCGGCAATGGCGAGCGCACCGGCAATGTCGACATCGTCACCCTGGCGCTCAACATGTACACGCAAGGCGTCGATCCCGAGTTGGACTGCTCAGACATCAGCCGGATGAAGGACGTCTACGAGTATTCGAACCAGCTGAAGATCCCCGAGCGCCACCCTTACGTCGGCGAACTGGTCTACACGGCCTTTTCCGGCTCGCACCAGGACGCCATCAACAAGGGCATGAAGGCGCTGAAGAAGGCCAACAAGCCGCTCTGGGAAGTGCCCTATCTGCCGATCGACCCGGCCGATGTCGGCCGCACCTACGAGGCGATCATCCGCATCAACTCGCAATCCGGCAAGGGCGGCATCGCCTATGTGCTGCAGGCCGACTACGGCCTCAATCTGCCGCGCAACCTGCAGATCGAGTTCAGCCAGGAGATCCAGGCCATCACCGACGCCGAGGGCAAGGAGGTGCCGGTCAAGCGCATCCATGAGCGCTTCCTTGAGACCTATGTCGACCAGCCCGGCGCTAGGATGAAATTCATCGACCATCACACCTATCCCGACACTGAGGTGAAAGGCCGGCGCGTGATCGAGGCGGTGATCCTCGACAAGGGCAAGGAAATGACCATCACCGGCACCGGCACCGGCCCGATCGACGGTTTCGTCGACGCGCTGTCACGCCATGTCGGCGTCGAGATGTCCGTGCTCGACTATTCCGAACATTCGCTCCAGCGCGGTTCGAACGCCTCGGCGATCTCCTATGTCGAGATGGAATATCCGGGCGGCAAGCTGTTCGGCGCCGGCATCAACACCAACATCGTCGCCGCCTCGTTGGAAGCGGTTGTTTCGGCCGCCAACCGCATCGTCGGCCGCAAGGCCGGCTGA
- a CDS encoding glutathione S-transferase family protein, translating into MGLLVEGRWQDRWYDTADNGGRFVRAQSQWRDWITRDGAPAEGRARGFKAEPGRYHLYVSLACPWAHRTLIFRVLKKLEDVISVSVVHHFMGAHGWTFLPQEGATGDTLYGLDFLHQIYSKADPAYSGRVTVPVLWDKKEETIVSNESSEIIRMLNSAFDEWGDKSLDFYPEALRAEIDRVNALVYPAINNGVYRAGFATTQVAYEEAFGELFAALDTLEERLSEQRYLVGDRITEADWRLFTTLVRFDPVYVGHFKCNLRRIADYPNLSNYLRDLYQVPGVSGTANLHHIKAHYYGSHKTINPTGIVPVGPELDYGVPHDRARFGKAA; encoded by the coding sequence ATGGGATTGCTTGTCGAAGGCAGGTGGCAGGATCGCTGGTACGACACGGCCGACAATGGCGGCAGGTTCGTGCGGGCCCAGTCGCAATGGCGTGACTGGATCACGCGCGACGGCGCGCCGGCGGAAGGCCGGGCGCGCGGCTTCAAGGCCGAACCTGGCCGCTACCATCTTTATGTCTCGCTGGCCTGCCCGTGGGCGCATCGGACACTGATCTTCCGGGTACTGAAGAAGCTGGAAGATGTCATTTCGGTCTCGGTGGTGCATCACTTCATGGGCGCGCACGGCTGGACCTTCCTGCCGCAGGAGGGCGCCACCGGCGATACGCTCTACGGCCTCGATTTCCTGCACCAGATCTACAGCAAGGCCGATCCTGCCTATTCGGGCCGGGTGACGGTGCCGGTGCTGTGGGACAAAAAGGAAGAGACGATCGTCTCCAACGAATCTTCCGAGATCATCCGCATGCTTAATTCGGCCTTCGACGAATGGGGCGACAAGAGTCTCGATTTCTATCCCGAGGCGCTGCGCGCGGAGATCGACCGCGTCAACGCGCTGGTCTATCCGGCCATCAACAACGGCGTCTATCGCGCCGGCTTCGCCACCACGCAAGTCGCCTACGAGGAGGCGTTCGGTGAATTGTTCGCAGCACTCGATACGCTGGAGGAGCGGCTGTCAGAACAACGCTATCTCGTGGGCGACCGTATCACCGAGGCGGACTGGCGGTTGTTCACCACGCTGGTGCGCTTCGACCCGGTCTATGTCGGGCACTTCAAGTGCAATCTGCGCCGCATTGCCGACTATCCGAACCTGTCGAACTATCTGCGCGACCTTTATCAGGTGCCCGGCGTCTCCGGCACGGCCAACCTGCACCACATCAAAGCGCACTATTACGGCAGCCACAAGACGATCAATCCGACGGGCATCGTGCCGGTCGGACCGGAGCTTGACTATGGCGTGCCGCACGACCGCGCGCGGTTCGGGAAAGCCGCCTAG
- a CDS encoding esterase family protein, translating into MDVSYHKGFARNLGRDMEYKRYGHAGRPVVVFPTSQGRFYQFEDSGGVGALADFIDTGRIQLFTLDGIDSESFFDKHGDPAHRIGRHEAYFRYVREEALPELQAVAAKANGGRNLKPLFSGCSMGGYHSSNFVFRFPELASGVIALSGVYSTRDFFGRTLEGNIFFNSPLDYLPGIVDQKLLGRLRALRLIFCCGQGAWEERMLVETRELEQVLRDKSIPAWVDYWGGDVSHDWPWWHKQLVYFFGRWLDEDLMKRLD; encoded by the coding sequence ATGGACGTCTCCTATCACAAGGGGTTTGCCCGCAATCTCGGCCGCGACATGGAGTACAAGCGCTACGGCCATGCCGGCCGGCCGGTGGTGGTGTTCCCGACCTCGCAGGGGCGCTTCTACCAGTTCGAGGATTCCGGCGGGGTTGGCGCTCTGGCCGACTTCATCGACACCGGCCGCATCCAGCTGTTCACGCTCGACGGCATCGATTCGGAATCCTTCTTCGACAAGCATGGCGATCCGGCGCACCGCATCGGTCGCCACGAAGCCTATTTCCGCTATGTGCGCGAGGAAGCGCTGCCGGAACTGCAGGCGGTCGCCGCCAAGGCCAATGGCGGACGCAATCTGAAGCCGCTGTTTTCGGGCTGTTCGATGGGCGGCTACCACTCGTCGAATTTCGTCTTCCGCTTTCCGGAACTGGCGAGCGGCGTGATTGCGCTGTCGGGCGTGTATTCGACCCGCGATTTCTTCGGCCGGACGCTCGAGGGCAACATCTTCTTCAACTCGCCGCTCGACTATCTGCCGGGCATCGTCGACCAGAAGCTGCTCGGCCGGCTGCGGGCGCTACGGCTGATCTTCTGCTGCGGGCAGGGCGCATGGGAGGAGCGCATGCTGGTCGAAACGCGCGAGCTGGAACAGGTGCTGCGCGACAAATCGATTCCGGCCTGGGTCGACTATTGGGGCGGCGACGTCAGCCATGACTGGCCGTGGTGGCACAAGCAGCTGGTCTATTTCTTCGGCCGCTGGCTGGACGAGGACCTGATGAAGCGGCTGGACTAG
- a CDS encoding alpha/beta fold hydrolase has translation MDPSLYAAERGAGSKIVVFLHGFGGCRDIWREVISTLPPGMRTIAYDLPGHGLSLGVPGTSARAAAKAILADLATRGRKKVHLVGHSMGGAVATLMALSEPDTVASLTLLAPGGFGTEINGPLLRRYAAAADRDEIRTCMAAMSGPGGLPPEDIVDTLAEMRERPGQLQKLVEIAAAMTRDDRQGAIPREQLDTLAMPVMVVWGTDDAMLPFTQADDLPAHFHLHHVLEAGHMLVEEAPDLIADIVRRNTRRRGRRARPLLGAAAS, from the coding sequence ATGGATCCATCCCTTTACGCCGCCGAACGGGGCGCCGGCTCGAAGATTGTCGTATTCCTGCACGGCTTTGGCGGGTGCCGCGATATCTGGCGCGAGGTGATCTCGACGCTGCCACCAGGCATGCGGACGATTGCCTACGATCTTCCCGGCCACGGGCTTTCGCTTGGCGTCCCAGGCACATCAGCCAGGGCCGCGGCCAAGGCGATCCTCGCCGACCTGGCGACACGCGGAAGGAAAAAGGTGCATCTCGTCGGCCATTCGATGGGCGGCGCGGTCGCGACCCTGATGGCGTTGAGCGAGCCTGATACGGTGGCCTCGCTGACACTTCTGGCTCCGGGTGGATTCGGCACGGAGATCAATGGGCCGTTGTTGCGCCGCTATGCCGCTGCCGCCGATAGAGACGAGATCCGCACCTGCATGGCAGCCATGTCCGGGCCAGGGGGACTGCCCCCGGAAGACATCGTCGACACGCTTGCTGAGATGCGAGAACGCCCCGGACAATTGCAGAAACTCGTCGAGATCGCCGCCGCCATGACCAGGGACGATCGGCAAGGCGCCATTCCGCGCGAACAGCTGGACACACTCGCCATGCCGGTGATGGTGGTCTGGGGGACGGACGATGCCATGCTGCCATTCACCCAAGCCGACGACCTGCCCGCGCATTTCCACCTCCACCATGTGCTGGAAGCTGGCCACATGCTCGTCGAGGAGGCGCCCGACCTGATCGCCGACATCGTGCGCCGAAACACGAGGCGCCGTGGCAGGCGCGCGCGTCCGCTGCTTGGCGCGGCGGCGAGCTGA
- a CDS encoding metallophosphoesterase family protein: MFRLAHISDVHLGPLPGVTYRELASKRVVGYVNWQRNRRRHMHDAVIDTIVADLKASQPDHLAVTGDLVNLALDGEIEMARHWLETLGSPDDVSVVPGNHDAYVPGAFDKACRSWAAWMTGDGVSGPVDRNAFPYLRVRGNVALIGVSTARATAPFMANGFFRAGQARRLGKILDATAGSGLFRVIMIHHPPVRGAVSPYKRLFGIELFQRTVNRHGAELVLHGHSHDPTLFFIGRRGVRIPVVGVAAAGQGLGGRHPAAQYNLIDIDGARGDWLVRLTRRGLTGPAMPPSDLQVLELGADAEAPRQMVRS, translated from the coding sequence ATGTTCAGGCTCGCGCATATTTCCGATGTCCATCTGGGGCCGCTTCCCGGTGTAACCTATCGCGAACTCGCCTCCAAGCGCGTGGTCGGCTATGTCAACTGGCAGCGCAATCGCCGCCGCCACATGCACGATGCGGTCATCGACACCATCGTCGCCGATCTCAAGGCTAGCCAACCGGACCACCTCGCGGTCACCGGCGATCTGGTCAATCTGGCGCTCGACGGCGAGATCGAGATGGCCAGACACTGGCTGGAGACGCTGGGCTCGCCCGATGACGTGTCGGTCGTCCCCGGAAACCACGATGCCTATGTGCCGGGCGCCTTCGACAAGGCCTGCCGATCATGGGCGGCGTGGATGACCGGCGACGGCGTCAGCGGGCCGGTCGACCGCAACGCCTTTCCCTATCTGCGCGTGCGCGGCAATGTCGCTCTGATCGGCGTCTCGACGGCGCGCGCCACCGCTCCTTTCATGGCCAACGGCTTTTTCAGGGCAGGCCAGGCGCGACGGCTCGGCAAGATACTGGACGCAACGGCCGGCAGCGGTCTGTTTCGGGTAATCATGATCCACCATCCGCCGGTGCGTGGCGCTGTTTCCCCATACAAGAGGCTGTTCGGCATCGAGCTCTTCCAGCGGACCGTAAACCGGCATGGCGCCGAGCTTGTCCTGCACGGTCATTCGCATGACCCGACGCTGTTCTTCATCGGCCGGCGCGGCGTCAGGATCCCGGTCGTCGGCGTCGCCGCGGCGGGGCAAGGGCTTGGCGGCAGGCACCCGGCGGCGCAGTACAATCTCATCGATATCGACGGCGCAAGAGGCGACTGGCTGGTCCGTTTGACGCGACGCGGCCTGACCGGCCCTGCGATGCCGCCTTCGGACCTGCAGGTGCTTGAACTGGGGGCCGATGCCGAGGCACCGCGCCAAATGGTCAGAAGCTGA